A section of the Oncorhynchus gorbuscha isolate QuinsamMale2020 ecotype Even-year linkage group LG04, OgorEven_v1.0, whole genome shotgun sequence genome encodes:
- the LOC124033625 gene encoding vitamin D 25-hydroxylase-like isoform X1 → MVLIQLSSLVSELSHGQAFLGLCSLFISLIVILLIRQLVKQRRPRGFPPGPSPIPVIGNIMSLATEPHVFMKKQSEIHGQIFSLDLGGYSAVVLNGYDAIRECLYHQGDVFSDRPSLPLFMKMTKMGGLLNAKFGNGWIEHRQLASNSFRYFGSFQKPLDQKILEECMFFVDAIDEHKGKPFNPKHLVTNAVSNITNLIIFGERFTYDNCDFQHMIEIFSENVELAVSGWAFLYNAFPWIEYLPFGKHQKLFCNAAKVYNFLEQLIRRFSKGRVCNFPRHYIDDYLNKLDKSAGDLGTPYSRENLIYSVGELIIAGTETTTNTLRWAMLYMALYPNIQEKVHKELDSVLGSEKSPSLADKKRMPYVEAVLHEVLRFCNIVPLGIFRATTQDTLVSGYNIPKGTMVITNLYSVHFDEKYWCDPGTFSPHRFLDSNGNFVRREAFLPFSLGKRHCLGEHLARMEMFLFFTTMLQRFHLQFPPGTVPSLTPKLGMTLQPLPYSICAVRRQQ, encoded by the exons atggtATTAATTCAGTTATCATCCCTAGTCTCAGAATTGTCGCATGGACAGGCTTTCTTAGGTCTGTGTAGTTTATTTATTTCCCTTATTGTTATTTTGCTGATCCGACAGCTTGTGAAGCAGAGGAGACCCCGAGGATTCCCTCCTGGACCGTCACCTATCCCTGTCATAGGGAACATTATGTCTCTAGCAACAGAACCGCACGTCTTTATGAAGAAACAGAGTGAAATCCATGGGCAG ATTTTCAGTCTTGATTTGGGAGGCTACTCAGCAGTGGTTCTGAATGGATATGATGCCATCAGAGAATGCCTGTACCATCAGGGTGATGTCTTTTCTGACCGGCCATCTCTGCCTTTATTTATGAAAATGACAAAAATGGGAG GACTTCTGAATGCTAAATTTGGCAATGGATGGATTGAACATCGTCAACTGGCCAGCAACTCCTTTCGTTACTTTGGCAGTTTTCAAAAGCCCCTCGACCAGAAGATCCTGGAAGAGTGCATGTTTTTCGTGGATGCCATCGACGAACACAAAGGGAAACCCTTTAACCCAAAGCACCTGGTAACCAATGCTGTGTCCAACATCACCAACCTCATCATCTTCGGCGAGCGTTTCACGTACGACAACTGTGACTTCCAGCACATGATTGAGATCTTCAGTGAGAATGTGGAGCTGGCCGTCAGTGGCTGGGCCTTCCTTTACAACGCCTTCCCATGGATCGAGTACCTCCCCTTTGGAAAGCACCAGAAGCTGTTCTGCAACGCAGCCAAGGTCTATAACTTCCTGGAGCAGCTCATCAGGCGCTTCTCGAAGGGCAGAGTGTGCAACTTCCCGCGCCACTACATCGATGACTACCTGAACAAGTTGGACAAGAGTGCTGGCGACTTGGGCACCCCATATTCCAGGGAGAACCTAATCTACTCTGTGGGCGAGCTCATCATCGCAGGCACGGAGACCACCACCAACACCCTACGCTGGGCTATGCTCTACATGGCCCTCTACCCCAACATTCAAG AGAAGGTGCATAAGGAGCTGGACAGTGTGCTGGGAAGTGAGAAGTCCCCCTCGCTGGCAGACAAAAAGAGGATGCCCTATGTGGAAGCGGTGCTACATGAGGTCCTGCGCTTCTGTAACATCGTGCCCCTGGGCATCTTCCGCGCCACCACTCAGGACACACTGGTGAGCGGCTACAACATCCCCAAAGGCACCATGGTCATCACCAACCTGTACTCTGTGCACTTTGATGAGAAGTACTGGTGCGACCCTGGAACCTTCTCACCACATCGCTTCCTGGACAGCAATGGAAACTTTGTCCGACGGGAAGCTTTCCTACCCTTCTCTCTGG GGAAGCGTCACTGTTTGGGCGAGCATCTGGCCAGGATGGAGATGTTCCTGTTCTTCACCACCATGCTGCAGCGCTTCCACCTGCAGTTCCCCCCCGGCACGGTGCCAAGCCTCACCCCCAAACTGGGCATGACACTGCAGCCGCTGCCTTACTCCATCTGCGCCGTCCGCAGGCAGCAGTGA
- the LOC124033625 gene encoding vitamin D 25-hydroxylase-like isoform X2 — MSLATEPHVFMKKQSEIHGQIFSLDLGGYSAVVLNGYDAIRECLYHQGDVFSDRPSLPLFMKMTKMGGLLNAKFGNGWIEHRQLASNSFRYFGSFQKPLDQKILEECMFFVDAIDEHKGKPFNPKHLVTNAVSNITNLIIFGERFTYDNCDFQHMIEIFSENVELAVSGWAFLYNAFPWIEYLPFGKHQKLFCNAAKVYNFLEQLIRRFSKGRVCNFPRHYIDDYLNKLDKSAGDLGTPYSRENLIYSVGELIIAGTETTTNTLRWAMLYMALYPNIQEKVHKELDSVLGSEKSPSLADKKRMPYVEAVLHEVLRFCNIVPLGIFRATTQDTLVSGYNIPKGTMVITNLYSVHFDEKYWCDPGTFSPHRFLDSNGNFVRREAFLPFSLGKRHCLGEHLARMEMFLFFTTMLQRFHLQFPPGTVPSLTPKLGMTLQPLPYSICAVRRQQ, encoded by the exons ATGTCTCTAGCAACAGAACCGCACGTCTTTATGAAGAAACAGAGTGAAATCCATGGGCAG ATTTTCAGTCTTGATTTGGGAGGCTACTCAGCAGTGGTTCTGAATGGATATGATGCCATCAGAGAATGCCTGTACCATCAGGGTGATGTCTTTTCTGACCGGCCATCTCTGCCTTTATTTATGAAAATGACAAAAATGGGAG GACTTCTGAATGCTAAATTTGGCAATGGATGGATTGAACATCGTCAACTGGCCAGCAACTCCTTTCGTTACTTTGGCAGTTTTCAAAAGCCCCTCGACCAGAAGATCCTGGAAGAGTGCATGTTTTTCGTGGATGCCATCGACGAACACAAAGGGAAACCCTTTAACCCAAAGCACCTGGTAACCAATGCTGTGTCCAACATCACCAACCTCATCATCTTCGGCGAGCGTTTCACGTACGACAACTGTGACTTCCAGCACATGATTGAGATCTTCAGTGAGAATGTGGAGCTGGCCGTCAGTGGCTGGGCCTTCCTTTACAACGCCTTCCCATGGATCGAGTACCTCCCCTTTGGAAAGCACCAGAAGCTGTTCTGCAACGCAGCCAAGGTCTATAACTTCCTGGAGCAGCTCATCAGGCGCTTCTCGAAGGGCAGAGTGTGCAACTTCCCGCGCCACTACATCGATGACTACCTGAACAAGTTGGACAAGAGTGCTGGCGACTTGGGCACCCCATATTCCAGGGAGAACCTAATCTACTCTGTGGGCGAGCTCATCATCGCAGGCACGGAGACCACCACCAACACCCTACGCTGGGCTATGCTCTACATGGCCCTCTACCCCAACATTCAAG AGAAGGTGCATAAGGAGCTGGACAGTGTGCTGGGAAGTGAGAAGTCCCCCTCGCTGGCAGACAAAAAGAGGATGCCCTATGTGGAAGCGGTGCTACATGAGGTCCTGCGCTTCTGTAACATCGTGCCCCTGGGCATCTTCCGCGCCACCACTCAGGACACACTGGTGAGCGGCTACAACATCCCCAAAGGCACCATGGTCATCACCAACCTGTACTCTGTGCACTTTGATGAGAAGTACTGGTGCGACCCTGGAACCTTCTCACCACATCGCTTCCTGGACAGCAATGGAAACTTTGTCCGACGGGAAGCTTTCCTACCCTTCTCTCTGG GGAAGCGTCACTGTTTGGGCGAGCATCTGGCCAGGATGGAGATGTTCCTGTTCTTCACCACCATGCTGCAGCGCTTCCACCTGCAGTTCCCCCCCGGCACGGTGCCAAGCCTCACCCCCAAACTGGGCATGACACTGCAGCCGCTGCCTTACTCCATCTGCGCCGTCCGCAGGCAGCAGTGA